Part of the Candidatus Delongbacteria bacterium genome, CCAGCCAGTTCGTGGATCACTTCCGCAGCGCGAACCCTGCGGTGTACGACAAGCTGCGCGACACGGGTGTACTGTCCGACGACATCCGTGACGCCGTGCTGGCTGCCGGACGCGAGTTCGTGGCCAACTTCGAGGGGTAGTCCATGCCCAATCTGAAGCAGATCAAGCGCCGCATCGGCAGCGTGAAGTCAACCCAGCAGATCACCAAGGCCATGAAAATGGTCGCGGCGGCAAAGATGCGCAAGGCGACCGAAGCCATCCAGATGGCCCGGCCCTACGCGATCAGCCTCCAGGAGGTGCTGGGTACCACGGCGGGGTCCGTGTCCGACTTCTCGCATCCGCTGCTCGAGCAGCGACCGCTGAAACGTGTGCTGTATGTGGTGGTCACGGCCGACCGTGGCCTCTGCGGCGGGTTCAATTCCAACGTGATCCGTCGTACCCAGCAGGCCCTGCGCGAGACTCCGCCCGGAGTGGAAGCCGTGCTGTTCTGCGTGGGGCGCAAGGGGCACGACTTCTTCAAGCGTCGCCCCACACCCATCGTGGAGAAGATGACCGGCCTGTTCAATGCACTGGATTTCAGCCACGCCACCTCCATCGGCGAGAGCATCCGCACCCTGTACACGTCGGGGGAAGTGGATCAGGTGGTGCTGATCTTCAATGAGTTCCGCAGTGCCGTGCAGCAGATTCTGCATCAGGATGTGCTGCTGCCGTTCAGCGTGAGCGCCGCGGAAGGTCACGGACCACACGCCACCGGCAACATTCTCTTCGAACCGGATGCGGCCACTCTGTTGGGACGCCTGTTGCCCATGCACGTCAATCGCCAGCTCTGGCGAGTGCTGCTGGACTCCTACGCGGCCGAGCAGGGTGCCAGGATGACCGCGATGGAAAGCGCCACGGAAAATGCGGGCGAGATGCTCTCGCAGCTCACCCTGCAGTACAACCGCAGCCGGCAGGCGTCCATCACCCAGGAAATCGCGGAGATCGTGGGCGGCGCCGCAGCCATCTCCTAGGACAGTTTGTGTCACGGGTCCGCGGACCTGCTTGCATCGAACGCACAGAAGGAATCGAGATGAACACAGGCAAGATTGTGCAGATCAACGGGGCGGTGCTCGACGTCGAGTTCCCCGAGGGCGACCTGCCCGCCATCTACAACTCCCTGGCCGTTGAGCGCGAGGGGGACCGGCTGATCCTGGAAGTCCAGCAGCACCTGGGCGAGAAGAAGGTGCGCTGCATTTCCATGGACGCCACCGAAGGTCTGGTGCGTGGCACCAGCGTGATGGATCTGGGCGTGCCGATCACGGTTCCCGTGGGACCCGCGACCCGTGGCCGCCTGCTGAACGTGATCGGCGAGGCCATTGACAACCTGGGCCCCGTGAACACGGACAAGCGCAACCCGATTCACCGCGAAGCCCCCAAGTTCGACCAGCTGGACACCAGCAGCGAGATCCTCGAGACGGGCATCAAGGTCATCGATCTGCTCGAGCCCTACGCCAAGGGCGGCAAGATCGGCCTCTTCGGCGGTGCCGGCGTGGGCAAGACCGTGCTGATCATGGAGCTGATCAACAACATCGCCAAGGCCCACTCGGGTCTGTCGGTGTTCGCGGGCGTGGGCGAGCGTACCCGCGAAGGCAACGACCTGCTGCGCGAAATGCTCGAGTCCAACGTGGTCAACTACGGCGAAGCCTTCGCCAAGCATTATCACGACACGGGCGAGTGGGACATCACCAAGGCCGATCCCGCAAAGATCAACGATTCGAACATCACCCTGGTCTTCGGCCAGATGAACGAGCCGCCCGGCGCGCGTGCCCGTGTGGCCCTGTCCGGTCTGGCCATCGCCGAGTATTTCCGCGACGTGGAAAATCGTGACGTGCTGTTCTTCGTGGACAATGTGTTCCGTTTCACCCAGGCCGGTTCCGAAGTGTCCGCCCTGCTGGGCCGCATGCCCAGTGCCGTGGGATACCAGCCGACTCTGGCCACCGAGATGGGCGCGATGCAGGAACGCATCACCTCGACGCGTGACGGATCCATCACCTCGGTGCAGGCCATTTACGTGCCCGCGGACGACCTGACGGACCCGGCCCCGGCCACCACCTTCATTCACCTTGACGCCACCACGGTGCTCTCCCGCAAGATCGCCGAGCTGGGCATCTATCCCGCCGTGGATCCGCTGGATTCCACCAGTCGCATCCTTGACCCGCACGTGGTGGGCGAAGAGCACTACAGCATCGCCACCGGTGTGCAGGAGATTCTGCAGCGCTACAAGGACCTGCAGGACATCATCGCCATTCTGGGCATGGACGAGCTGTCCGAAGAGGACAGGCTCACCGTGTCACGCGCGCGCAAGATCCAGCGTTTCCTCTCCCAGCCCTTCCATGTGGCCGAGCAGTTCACGGGCATGGCCGGCAAGTTCGTCTCGCTGAAGGACACGGTGCGCAGTTTCAAGGCCCTGCTTGCCGGCGAAGTGGATCATCTGCCCGAGCAGGCCTTCGCCTATGTGGGCACGATTGAAGAAGTGATTGCCAAAGCCAAATCGATGGAATCATGAGCGACACAATCTTTCATGTCCAGATCGTCACCCCGTCGGGAGGAGTGGTCTACGAGCACGGCGCGACCCATGTGCGCCTGCCCGGAGAAGATGGCTACTTCGGTATCCTGGCGCATCACGCCGACCTGATGGCCAGCCTGGGTACCGGAAAGGTGGAAATCACCGAGTCCGGTGATACCCGGGTGGAGCTTGCGCTCTGCAACGGGTTCGTCCAGATCCGGGATGGAGGCGTGAAGGTTCTTGCCGAGGCTGCGGAACGACGCGAACGCATCGATGTCGAGCGTGCGCGGGAAGCGGAAGCCCGGGCCCGCAAACGCCTCGAAAATGATTCGAACATCGATCGTGGGCGAGCCGAAGCAGCCCTGCAGCGCGCTCTGATGCGCCAGCTGGTCGCTCGCGGAAACTGAACCATCTGCCCTGATCAGAAATCGGCGGCCCCGGCGACCAGACCGGGGCCGTTCTTTTTCGCCTGGCATGGGACTTCCCACGGCATTTCTGTCGGGAATGGGAGACTGGCTGGCGGAATGTCCACCGGATCCCGCGGATGCCGGACCGCAGCCTTCAACCGGCTTGGCGAACTCTTTCGCTATTGGCCTAAAATTCGTAGAATCACGGCCCTAGCGGGGGCTTGCGGGAATGGGATTCCGCGTTCGCCCACCCCCTTGCAGCGAAGGCACTTTCAGGCAGCTGATGCCAGAAAAGGCCAGAAACTGCCACTGGATCCTGTTGGCCGGCTTCACCATTTTTCACCGTCCAGGCAACTGGAGCGTGCTTTTTCTGCAGTTACACCGTGCCCGTGACGATAACGCAAGAATTCGGGGACATCCTGACGCGGCCAGAAGCGCCCATCGTTCCCCAAGCCGGCTCCTGGCCGGTCAGAACCAGCAGCGGATGCTGCCGATGAACCGGGATCCCGCCGGACGCCACAACGCGATGCTCCTGTTCCTTTCCCCCGGGCGATCACTGGCCCGGCTGCGTCCCGATGATTTCCCCGGAGTCCCGGGCGGTGCGCAGAGTCGGAAACTGGAACACGGAACGGTAGCGTGAGTGTTCGACGGAGAACCGGTACGGCTGGACAACCCCAAGCGAACTGGAATCAGGCGTGAAACAACGCGGAACCCTGGTCTGCAGCCTGGCGGTCTGGTGTCTGTACCTGCTGGCAGGGCTCAGCCCCGTCCAGCTTGCAGCCTCTTCCGAAGAGCCCGCAGCTCCGGATTTCATCAGCGCACGACGGGACTTTCTGGCCCGGCGTCTGCACGACTTCAACTCCGAGCAGATCCTGCTGGAGAAGCAACTGGTGTGGGAGCTTCACAGCATTTACCATGCCCTCACTCTGCCCGGAGCCCGCTCGGTCTATCCCGCTTCCCAGATCACTCACATCCTCAGCAAGGAACTGCAGAGTCCGTTGGTTCTGCCCGACAGCACCCAGTCCCCGGTGGCCCGCCTGGACACCTGGGTCACGATCCAGCAGACCGATCTGGTACAACGCCTGATGCTGGCCGA contains:
- the atpG gene encoding ATP synthase F1 subunit gamma, whose translation is MPNLKQIKRRIGSVKSTQQITKAMKMVAAAKMRKATEAIQMARPYAISLQEVLGTTAGSVSDFSHPLLEQRPLKRVLYVVVTADRGLCGGFNSNVIRRTQQALRETPPGVEAVLFCVGRKGHDFFKRRPTPIVEKMTGLFNALDFSHATSIGESIRTLYTSGEVDQVVLIFNEFRSAVQQILHQDVLLPFSVSAAEGHGPHATGNILFEPDAATLLGRLLPMHVNRQLWRVLLDSYAAEQGARMTAMESATENAGEMLSQLTLQYNRSRQASITQEIAEIVGGAAAIS
- the atpD gene encoding F0F1 ATP synthase subunit beta, whose translation is MNTGKIVQINGAVLDVEFPEGDLPAIYNSLAVEREGDRLILEVQQHLGEKKVRCISMDATEGLVRGTSVMDLGVPITVPVGPATRGRLLNVIGEAIDNLGPVNTDKRNPIHREAPKFDQLDTSSEILETGIKVIDLLEPYAKGGKIGLFGGAGVGKTVLIMELINNIAKAHSGLSVFAGVGERTREGNDLLREMLESNVVNYGEAFAKHYHDTGEWDITKADPAKINDSNITLVFGQMNEPPGARARVALSGLAIAEYFRDVENRDVLFFVDNVFRFTQAGSEVSALLGRMPSAVGYQPTLATEMGAMQERITSTRDGSITSVQAIYVPADDLTDPAPATTFIHLDATTVLSRKIAELGIYPAVDPLDSTSRILDPHVVGEEHYSIATGVQEILQRYKDLQDIIAILGMDELSEEDRLTVSRARKIQRFLSQPFHVAEQFTGMAGKFVSLKDTVRSFKALLAGEVDHLPEQAFAYVGTIEEVIAKAKSMES
- the atpC gene encoding ATP synthase F1 subunit epsilon, with protein sequence MSDTIFHVQIVTPSGGVVYEHGATHVRLPGEDGYFGILAHHADLMASLGTGKVEITESGDTRVELALCNGFVQIRDGGVKVLAEAAERRERIDVERAREAEARARKRLENDSNIDRGRAEAALQRALMRQLVARGN